The Paenibacillus sp. FSL H7-0357 nucleotide sequence TTGCTGTTGCTTATCGTTATAAGCAAGCTTGCGGACTTCCACACTCAGCGCTTGGCCTTGTTCTCCAAGCTCACCCGCCGCGGCAAGATAAAGTTCTGTGCCTACACTCTTCAGCCGGAACAGCCCGCTGCCGGAGCTGCATTCCGCCTTCATTCTTCCCGAACCGAGATCTATAGTCAGCCGGTCTCCCCACGTAAGCTGCATCTCTCTTTCAGACGGGAACTCAAGCGGTAGAAACACATAGGACGAGGCGTAGTAATCCGCAGGGTCCCAGCGGTCACCAACATATAAATAAGAGGTCTGACCCTGTGCGGTATCCGTTACTGGAACGATAAATGCAGGCTGAGTGTCGTAGGTCGTAATGTCGCCAAGCGGCATCAGGGGCGACCAGCGGCCGGTCAGCTGCCCGGCCCAGGCATACGCGCCCTGGTTGGGCAGCCAGCCGGTACAAGCTGACGAGATCAGAAAGTAGATGCCTCCCCGCTTCATCAACGCAGGAGCTTCGCGCGCCTGCCCCGGCCACAATGTCTTCACCTGCTCCTCTATACTGAGATAATCCGGTGACAGCCGGTACATGATAAGGTCTGCATTCTCCCTGGCCGCAGCCAGGAAATAGGCCGTACCATCGTCATCCTGAAACAGAGTGCAGTCCCGGGACATGTTGCCTACCGGATTAAAGCTGCCGCGAAAGACGTAATCTCCGTCGATTGTCCCGCAATCGGCAATCGCACACCGCGCGTCGGAATAGTCGCACCCGTTCTCCCAATGCATCCACATGACGTATCTGCCGGTAAGAGCATTGTAAAGCACCTTCGGCCGCTCGATGACAGCCCCTTTTCCGTACCCGCGGTTCTGTGCTTCCCCGGGTTCCAGCTCCAGGGAAGTGCGGTGATAAATCGGCCGTACCGGAGAATCCAGCGTCAGTACATCATTCCGCCATTCCCAGTCCGCCAGGTTCGCGGAGCGGTAGCAGCTCACTTTACGCCGTCCTGTGCGGTTTTCTCCGAACCAGTAATAGAATCCATCCTCGAAGAGCATATGTCCGCCATGTGCATGTACGGGATTTCCATTTGAGTCCATCAGCGGAACACCGTTTTGGATGACAGCCGTGTTTAAGATATTTTCCATCATTGGCTCATTTCAGGCCCATATTGGACATTACATCGACTTTGCTGGCATTAGTGTACCAATCGTTCACTTCTTCTGTAATTTGCGTGCCGCCTTTGTCATGCCATTGCTTAACAAAGGTGTCGTAAGCTTCAAGCGGTTCTTTGCTGTAAATGATCTTTGTGAAGGTTTCCTTCTCCATGGTGTTCAGCTGTTCCCACGAAGTTTGCATCGTTTTGGTCGGCGGTCCGTTAAAGGCATTGGGAAGCAGCACATCTCTGTTCTCATAAGAAATAACATATCCGTCTTTGGCGGTAGGATCATTGGCTGCCGATCTCATCAGAACCCCATTATCCGGCTTCGCACCTTGCGCAAGATCATAGAACGATTTGCCCGGGCCATCAACGTTTGGTGTATTCTTAGTAAAGGACATCTTACCTACGCCTTGTGCAGCATCCATGGGCGTGTTGAATTTCTTGGAATCAAAGACAACTTCGCCGTTTACGGTATCATAATCATAACCTTCGGCATATCCGTACTTGAAGTCACCCGTGCCAAATGCCGCATCGTACAGCTTGTCGTAGTACAGGAAGAAAGCTTCCATATTGTTAAAATCCTTATTGAACATGAATACTCCGTCATTCTGTTGACCGGATTGATAGGTCTTATCTCCGCTGACACCGCTGATAGTGGGATAAGCACTGATTTTGGCACCTTGAACGTTGGTTTCAACATCCTTTACACTGCCATATAGCCAAGGACGGCCAATGATAATGCCTGCTTTGCCTTCGGTAAAGTCAGCCAGTGCATCCCATGCGCCCTGTGTAGCTAATTCCTTGTTCAGATACCCTTTCGAATACCAGTCGCGGAGTTTGGCAAGCGCATCCTTAGTTCCTTCGGCAACTGACCCGTAAGTGAGCTTGCCGTCCTCGCTATACCATTGGCCCGGAAGATGCTTGCCGGTATAGGCACTGAAGATCATCACGGAGTCACTGACCCAGCCTGTGTTGTAGGAATCCTTACCGGAGAAATCAAATCCGTAGGTATCCTGTTTGCCATTGCCGTCGGGATCATCATTCGTAAAGGCAGCAATCACTTTTTCAAACTCATCGATAGTTGTCGGTGCCTTTAAGTTCAGCTTATCCAGCCAGTCCTGACGGATGAGCATCACTTGGCCTTCCGTCAAATTGGGGGCAATCGGCATGCCGTACACCTTGCCGTCCTGTATGACCGGATTGAAGGCCGTCGGGTATTCCTTATAAATCTCTTTCAGCCGCTCAGGCATATATTTGCTGATGTCCTCTGTAATATCTTTGACCAGCCCGGACTGAATCAGGTCATTCTCTAGCGAGGTGTCATAGACAGGCAGAACATCCGGGAGTTTCTCGGAGCCGGTGAGCGCGAGCCGCAGCTTGGTGTTATATTGGGTCGCATCGCCGCCCAGCAGTGTGGTCTCGATCTGGATGCCGAGATGCTCTTTACCCCAGCGGGTCAGGACATTGTCATTCAGGCTTTCGCCGTTGATGTATTTGCCGGCATTTTCATCCTGCTGCTTCGCAATGCTGATCGTAATCGGAGGATCATATTTCCCGTCCTTAAGCGTTGCTTCCGCAGCGGAGCTTGATCCCTTGTTATCCGAGCCGCAGCCGGCGAGCAATCCAGTCATCAGTAAAGCGGCGGAGAGTAAAACACCTGTTTTTTTCATTGAGTAGGCTCCTTTATAGTGGGTTATTCTTTGACTGCACCTAACACGATGCCTTTCACAAAATACTTTTGCAGGAAGGGATAGACCAGAATGATCGGCAGAGTGCTGATAAAAATCTGGGCCGCCTTGATGCTTTGCTCCGACATCGCTGCCGCTTCCGATTGGCTGAGCGCCATACTCTGGGCAGAGCCTTGGACGACGACCGTCTGCAGGAACGAAGCCAGCGGGTAGTTCTCAGTATTCGACATATACAGGATGCCGTCAAACCAGGCGTTCCAGTGCCCGACCATGATGAACAATCCCACAGTGGCCAAGCCGGGAAGCGACAGCGGCAGGTAGATTTTGCGGAAAATCACGAAGAACGAAGCTCCGTCAATAAACGCCGCTTCTTCCAGCGCCTTCGGAATGGTCTTGAAGAAATTCATGATCAGAATCAAATTGTAAGCGCCAAAGGCACCCGGAAGCACCAAGGACCAGATCGTATCTTTTAATCCAAGCTTCGTGACCAGGATATAGGACGGAATTAGCCCCCCGGAGAACAGCATGGTGAAGATGAAAACCCACATCAAGGCATTGCGTCCGCGGAAATCTTTGGATAAGGCATAACCCGCAGTCGTAATAATAAACATGCTGATTAAGGTTCCCAGTACGGTTCTGAACACGGATACCTGCATGGAACCGGTGAAGTTGGAGTTTTTAAAGGTTTTGACATAAGCGTCCGCATTGAAATCCACCGGCCAAAAAGAGACCAGATTACCATTTATCGCTGCTTTGCTGCTAAGAGATTGCGCGAGCAGATGGAGCATAGGCAAGAAGCATGATAATGCAATCAGAATCAGAAATATATAATTGAAGAACGAAAAGATCTTATATCCCTTGGACTTATGATACACTCTCCATGCTCCTTTCTAGAATATCTTGTAGTTGGCAACCTTATAGGCAATCCGGTATGAAACGACGATCAATATAAAACTGATGCCAGATTTGAACAACCCGACGGCAGTACCGAACCCGTATTGTCCATTCAATAAGGAAGACCGGTACACGTACGTATCGATAATATCTCCTGTGCTATAGACAAGCGGATTGTACAGGTTGAAGATTTGGTCAAAGCCCGCATCGAGGATATTCCCCAGGCTCAGCGTAGCAATGACGATGATCATCGGCATCATGCTCGGCAAAGTAACATGCCTGATTTGCTGCCAGCGTGAAGCGCCGTCGATCTCAGCAGCCTCGTAATAGGAAGGGTCGATCCCGGTGATGACCGCCAGGTAGACAATCATGCCGAAGCCGAAATTTTTCCACAGGTCACTGATAATAACCGTCGGCCTGAACAGGACCGGATCACCCAGGAAGAAAATCGGTTTCGATCCAAACAGATTGGACAGAAAGTGGTTAATGCCGCCGTCCAGTCCCAGAATATCAATCATAATTCCGGCAACGGTTACCCATGATAAGAAATGGGGCAAATACACCAAGGTCTGGATACTCTTCTTGACTCCCATATTTCTGATTTCACTTAAAAGGATTGCCATGAAGATCGGAACGATAATGCCGACAATAATTTTGATTACAGCAATGATGAGCGTGTTGGTAATGGCCTGTGTCGCTTCTTTATACTGGAAGATTCTCGCGAAGTTGTCCCAGCCGATCCACGTTGAGCCGGTAAGTCCCAGCCAGGGCTTGTAATCCTGAAAAGCCATCACCAGGCCGACCATCGGTCCGTACGCAAAGATAAGAACGAATACGAGTGCCGGGATACAGAGCACATACAGCGGCCAGTTTTTCCTGATCTCCTTATTCCAGGGATTTTTGCTGCTTTTTTTCCTGTCATCTGTCTTTAACGTCCCCACTTGGGTATTTATAACCTGAGCTATTTGTGTTACCCCCTTTTATCATGCCAAGAAGTTTTTCTTTCAGGTTTAATGTTAGCAAAAGCGCTTTCATCCTAAAATGTCTTAATCTAAAGATCATAACCAATCCCTAAACATGTTTGATAAGCGCTTTCATTTTGCGGCTGGATTATCTTTTTCTTTTGAATTTAATGAATTATGATAGATTTATACAGAATGATACGAATCCGGCAACCGCCAGTTTTGGGGAACGAGGAAGAGAATATGATTAAAAAAGTGAATATGAAACGGTTCATCTACTTTTTCGTTTTTTTTCTGCTGCTTACGCTGGGACTGTTTTTTATCATGAATACGTTGGGTTCAAGAACGATTCAGGAAAGTCTGATCAACTCCTCCAAAAATCAGCTGGCTTATGCGGAGAGCATTATGGATGGCGTCATCTCCGAGGCAAGCATGTACGGTATCCAGTATACCGCCGACAATGATGTGCGGTTCTATCAGAGCCGGAAACAGGAGTTAAGCAATTATGATGCACAGATGAATAAGAATGAAATCTCGGACCGGTTATCGGATCAGCTCTTTTCGAGTCTCGCGGTGGAATCTATCGGGATTTACTGGAAGCCGGATGGCACCTTTATTCAGACCGGCCATGATTCGCTGGCCAAGCTTCCCTTCGAACAGGTCACTGAGCGCGGCTGGCAGACCTATAATAACAGCCTGTATTATTTTTCAGTCTACCCCTACATCCATCAGCCCAAAAACCCGGCAAATATTCAATACATCGTGGGGGTGAAGCTCAAGAAGGAATATCTGGTCAGCCTGCTGGGCAAAGCGGTTAACGGCGACAGCTCCAATGCTTTTTTCCTTGTGAACGACAACCTGGTGATCAGCGGCAAACCTGTAGACAGCCGTATCGAGCAAAAAGCCAAGGAGACGATTACACCGGATACGCAGAGAATCCTGAAATTTGACTATCATACCGGCGAGGACGACTATTATGTATTGTCTAAATATATCGAGCCTATTGACACATATCTTGTGACATATACACGGATGAGTGATTTTTTGAATCCGCTGGACCGGAATCAGCAGGTATTCGTAGGCAGTATCCTGGTCATTCTGATTATTGGGCTGATCGTCATTCTGATGTTCTACCGTAATTTCTACCGGAATGTTCATTTGCTGGGCAAGAAATTTTATCAGGTGGAGCAAGGGAATTACAGCACACGGATCAGCGAGAATCCCGTTAATGAATTTTTTAATCTGTTCAAAAGCTTTAACCACATGGTGCTCAAAACCCAGAATCTGTTTGCGTCCCTGAAGATTGAAACAGAGCTGCGGAGAGATGCCGAGGTGAAGCAGCTGCAGGCGCAGATCAATCCGCATTTTCTGTATAACAGCCTGTTCTTCATTATGTCGATGGCGAAGACGTCTCCGGAGGCTGTCATGCAGATGAGCAAACATCTGGCTGAATATTACCGCTATCTGACGAAGCTGGATCGCCATGACGCCACTCTGGCCTCTGAGCTGCAGCTTGCGGATCATTTTTTATCCATCATGTCCCTATGCAAAGAGATTCATTATGAAATCAACCTGCCCCCGGAGCTGGGAGAACATCGTATTATGCCGCTCATTATCCAGCCGATCGTAGAGAACGCCATCCAGCATGGTATTGAGGAACGGCAAGGCGCCCATCGTGTATCCATAGAAATAAAAGCTCTTGATGACGGTGCACTGATCATAATTGCGGATGACGGCAAGGGGCTTACGCCGGAGCAAATCGTTCTGCTGGCCGCCAGGGTCGAAAGCGAATCCCCTCCGCCAGGCTCCAGAGGAATCGGTCTGTGGAATATACATCAGCGTCTTAAAAATGCTTACGGCGAATTAAGCGGCCTGCGTTTCTTCACCAATGACTGGGGCGGCTTGTCCGTGATGGCCTACATTGATTTCTCGCTGGATGAAGGAGGAGAACATGCGATTACTGATTGTGGATGACGGACATTACATTGTTGAATACTTAAAACATCTGCTGGATTGGAAGAAATTCGGCATACACCAGATTGTGACCTCAACCAATTCGGTTGAAGCCAAGCAACTATTGAATCAGAATCAGATTGATATTCTGATTACGGATATCCGCATGCCCGAGGTGTCCGGCATTGATTTGCTGGAGCATATTAATGAGAACATGCTTAAGACCAAAGTGGTTTTTCTCTCGGGCTACTCCCAATTTGATTATGCGCAGAAAGCGATCCGGCTGGGTGCTCTGGATTATTTGCTGAAGCCCGTAGATAAAGAGGATATGGAGAAAGCGATGAAGCAAGTGCTCAAAAGCATTGATGAGCAGCAGCAGAAGCCCCAGATTAAGTGGGAGAAATTTGACGGACTGGGTTATCTGCTGTCCGTTATTGGCGGCCCCTCCCCCGCAGGCACTGATTTCAGCGCTTATGACACCGTGCTGCTGAAGGAGACCTTTTGCTTCTTTCAGGTTCCAGATGCAGGGGGAGCAGATGAAATCACCTTAAGAGACAACAGCCGGGAGCTGGATCAATTAATTTGG carries:
- a CDS encoding family 43 glycosylhydrolase, whose product is MDSNGNPVHAHGGHMLFEDGFYYWFGENRTGRRKVSCYRSANLADWEWRNDVLTLDSPVRPIYHRTSLELEPGEAQNRGYGKGAVIERPKVLYNALTGRYVMWMHWENGCDYSDARCAIADCGTIDGDYVFRGSFNPVGNMSRDCTLFQDDDGTAYFLAAARENADLIMYRLSPDYLSIEEQVKTLWPGQAREAPALMKRGGIYFLISSACTGWLPNQGAYAWAGQLTGRWSPLMPLGDITTYDTQPAFIVPVTDTAQGQTSYLYVGDRWDPADYYASSYVFLPLEFPSEREMQLTWGDRLTIDLGSGRMKAECSSGSGLFRLKSVGTELYLAAAGELGEQGQALSVEVRKLAYNDKQQQWAVEYSDDGIVKLMNGEFTLCSGTSGALTLEPAPDNLDKSSWLLTETEEEALIISSRDSKVLKAVKDSREGPGRVFLEPESAHDPRLGPDRQLFQLIPVR
- a CDS encoding extracellular solute-binding protein — protein: MKKTGVLLSAALLMTGLLAGCGSDNKGSSSAAEATLKDGKYDPPITISIAKQQDENAGKYINGESLNDNVLTRWGKEHLGIQIETTLLGGDATQYNTKLRLALTGSEKLPDVLPVYDTSLENDLIQSGLVKDITEDISKYMPERLKEIYKEYPTAFNPVIQDGKVYGMPIAPNLTEGQVMLIRQDWLDKLNLKAPTTIDEFEKVIAAFTNDDPDGNGKQDTYGFDFSGKDSYNTGWVSDSVMIFSAYTGKHLPGQWYSEDGKLTYGSVAEGTKDALAKLRDWYSKGYLNKELATQGAWDALADFTEGKAGIIIGRPWLYGSVKDVETNVQGAKISAYPTISGVSGDKTYQSGQQNDGVFMFNKDFNNMEAFFLYYDKLYDAAFGTGDFKYGYAEGYDYDTVNGEVVFDSKKFNTPMDAAQGVGKMSFTKNTPNVDGPGKSFYDLAQGAKPDNGVLMRSAANDPTAKDGYVISYENRDVLLPNAFNGPPTKTMQTSWEQLNTMEKETFTKIIYSKEPLEAYDTFVKQWHDKGGTQITEEVNDWYTNASKVDVMSNMGLK
- a CDS encoding carbohydrate ABC transporter permease, with the protein product MYHKSKGYKIFSFFNYIFLILIALSCFLPMLHLLAQSLSSKAAINGNLVSFWPVDFNADAYVKTFKNSNFTGSMQVSVFRTVLGTLISMFIITTAGYALSKDFRGRNALMWVFIFTMLFSGGLIPSYILVTKLGLKDTIWSLVLPGAFGAYNLILIMNFFKTIPKALEEAAFIDGASFFVIFRKIYLPLSLPGLATVGLFIMVGHWNAWFDGILYMSNTENYPLASFLQTVVVQGSAQSMALSQSEAAAMSEQSIKAAQIFISTLPIILVYPFLQKYFVKGIVLGAVKE
- a CDS encoding ABC transporter permease produces the protein MGTLKTDDRKKSSKNPWNKEIRKNWPLYVLCIPALVFVLIFAYGPMVGLVMAFQDYKPWLGLTGSTWIGWDNFARIFQYKEATQAITNTLIIAVIKIIVGIIVPIFMAILLSEIRNMGVKKSIQTLVYLPHFLSWVTVAGIMIDILGLDGGINHFLSNLFGSKPIFFLGDPVLFRPTVIISDLWKNFGFGMIVYLAVITGIDPSYYEAAEIDGASRWQQIRHVTLPSMMPMIIVIATLSLGNILDAGFDQIFNLYNPLVYSTGDIIDTYVYRSSLLNGQYGFGTAVGLFKSGISFILIVVSYRIAYKVANYKIF
- a CDS encoding sensor histidine kinase, translated to MIKKVNMKRFIYFFVFFLLLTLGLFFIMNTLGSRTIQESLINSSKNQLAYAESIMDGVISEASMYGIQYTADNDVRFYQSRKQELSNYDAQMNKNEISDRLSDQLFSSLAVESIGIYWKPDGTFIQTGHDSLAKLPFEQVTERGWQTYNNSLYYFSVYPYIHQPKNPANIQYIVGVKLKKEYLVSLLGKAVNGDSSNAFFLVNDNLVISGKPVDSRIEQKAKETITPDTQRILKFDYHTGEDDYYVLSKYIEPIDTYLVTYTRMSDFLNPLDRNQQVFVGSILVILIIGLIVILMFYRNFYRNVHLLGKKFYQVEQGNYSTRISENPVNEFFNLFKSFNHMVLKTQNLFASLKIETELRRDAEVKQLQAQINPHFLYNSLFFIMSMAKTSPEAVMQMSKHLAEYYRYLTKLDRHDATLASELQLADHFLSIMSLCKEIHYEINLPPELGEHRIMPLIIQPIVENAIQHGIEERQGAHRVSIEIKALDDGALIIIADDGKGLTPEQIVLLAARVESESPPPGSRGIGLWNIHQRLKNAYGELSGLRFFTNDWGGLSVMAYIDFSLDEGGEHAITDCG